One Pseudochaenichthys georgianus unplaced genomic scaffold, fPseGeo1.2 scaffold_534_arrow_ctg1, whole genome shotgun sequence DNA segment encodes these proteins:
- the LOC117443089 gene encoding olfactory receptor 51L1-like: MKSNSSLNPPYFQLTLFADFGHLRYLFFILCLFIYVTIVSANMVIILAVFLQKSLHQPMYIFISCLCVNSLYGSAGFFPRFLQDILSDSHLVSRPLCFIQVYVIYTYASYELTILAIMAYDRFIAICQPLHYHSKMTFKWVQVLVLVAVLYPVFTVGFILYLSVRLPLCGNKLNRMFCSNWPVVQLSCVDTTLNNIAGRFLVVTGIFIPMFFVLYTYLRILLVCSRRSSEFRGKALQTCLPHIVSFMTYSISLFCELCLTRFEADQLNPSIVGILSLAYLIIPPLNNPIVYGLGLPQIKGGVLRFLKKGPAAEI, from the coding sequence ATGAAGAGCAACAGCAGCCTGAACCCTCCCTACTTTCAGTTGACCCTGTTTGCAGACTTTGGGCACCTCAGATACCTGTTCTTCATCTTGTGTCTGTTCATCTATGTGACTATAGTCTCTGCTAACATGGTCATTATTCTGGCAGTGTTCCTGCAGAAGTCTCTGCATCAGCCCATGTATATTTTCATCAGCTGTCTGTGTGTAAACTCTCTGTATGGCTCAGCTGGATTCTTCCCCAGGTTCCTGCAGGACATCCTCTCTGACTCTCATTTGGTCTCACGTCCATTATGCTTTATTCAGGTGTATGTTATTTACACCTATGCTTCCTATGAGCTGACCATCCTCGCCATCATGGCCTACGATAGGTTCATTGCTATCTGTCAGCCCTTACACTACCACAGTAAAATGACCTTCAAATGGGTGCAGGTTCTTGTGCTCGTTGCTGTTTTATACCCAGTGTTTACTGTTGGCTTCATTCTCTATCTTAGTGTTAGATTACCGCTGTGTGGAAATAAACTGAACCGGATGTTCTGCTCTAACTGGCCTGTGGTGcagctctcctgtgtggacaccACTCTGAACAACATAGCTGGACGGTTTCTTGTGGTGACTGGCATCTTCATCCCCATGTTCTTCGTCCTGTACACATATCTACGGATTCTGCTGGTCTGCAGCAGGAGATCGTCTGAATTCAGAGGAAAGGCGTTACAAACCTGCCTGCCTCACATCGTGTCCTTTATGACCTACTCCATCTCTCTCTTCTGCGAGTTGTGTTTGACTCGATTTGAGGCTGATCAACTGAATCCAAGCATCGTAGGTATTTTGTCTTTAGCGTATCTGATCATTCCCCCCCTCAATAACCCTATCGTGTATGGCCTGGGTCTGCCTCAAATCAAAGGAGGCGTGTTGAGATTTCTGAAGAAGGGCCCTGCTGCTGAAATATAA